In the Sarcophilus harrisii chromosome 3, mSarHar1.11, whole genome shotgun sequence genome, one interval contains:
- the ATP5MG gene encoding ATP synthase subunit g, mitochondrial: MAQMIRNAIEKAPILISAAATYSKPRLATFWQYAKVELVPPTPAEIPKAIENLKKIITSARTGSFRNLTVKEALLNSLVATEVCMWFYVGEIIGKGGIIGYNV; encoded by the exons ATGGCCCAGATGATCCGCAACGCCATCGAGAAGGCTCCGATCCTCATAAGCG CTGCTGCAACTTATTCGAAGCCTCGGTTGGCCACATTTTGGCAGTATGCCAAGGTTGAGCTGGTTCCTCCAACTCCAGCTGAGATCCCTAAAGCCAttgagaatttgaaaaaaataatcacatcAGCTCGAACTGGTAGTTTCAGAAATCTCACAGTTAAG gaaGCTCTGCTAAATAGTTTGGTGGCCACTGAAGTGTGCATGTGGTTTTACGTTGGCGAGATCATAGGCAAGGGTGGCATCATTGGATATAATGTTTGA